A single uncultured Methanolobus sp. DNA region contains:
- a CDS encoding DUF3656 domain-containing protein, whose amino-acid sequence MHTNKDPVNSVCTPPEVLAPAGDPEALRAAIKGGADAVYLGVGEFNARQGAKNFKIEELRENIELAHSYGVKVFLALNIPLKQNEMQEAINVVHKAYSYKIDAIILEDLGLFFLLKEHFPDLPLHASTQMTIHNSQGVEFIGNAGASRVILSRELTTEQVKSIIDKTNIEIELFVHGALCYSFSGRCLFSTAITDRSANRGACFQPCRRQFKMSADGKIIDSNVVGDYPISCAELCTFPGLADIIKTGVKSLKIEGRMKKPEYVTASARTYKAVAEKVCKTGENFTDEELEEMETELAKLFYRGFTRGFVLGEEDVTQRKYSANYGAYLGKVANIAKSEEEGRLTIVPEQDIKVNDGISINTKIRIIGCRIDGILVDDKPVDIAHKGETATLLISPKTSKSVRKSDEVYVSMDPQMLERLQNMDLMTTPLTITIHARKGEKLKIKVKSRNLETEAIGDYVVEEAKKAPTSREQIITALGKLGDTTFHAEDIILDVDDNIFIPLGALSGTRREAVDKLFESRFDVHGRNRPRPDVSTKFDRTKKGKKKTQPLLSVEVSDIDSVIVASKSGADIIYAPISLFSEMMNEENVLRTMGLKEKGIELVLMTPAISFEEEMPELKKLMQQVIDAGFRVACSNYGTVQLATELGTGFVVQKEFNPFNAWTANAFGSSGAYRVTLSTELNLEETKAVCRNTNPDIQVEILAYGRELLLVTKNDLLKPLIQDGTINEDSEVLLIDSIKGSFPVKRKDERTLIYNSTVLNMLEKLEELSTTGADVLRLDLSLYERDDVKEITRNFRKALDGKPIKLKNTREEEYDEGHYFKGVL is encoded by the coding sequence ATGCATACTAATAAAGATCCAGTGAATTCAGTCTGCACGCCTCCTGAAGTGCTTGCACCTGCCGGCGACCCTGAAGCTTTAAGGGCAGCCATAAAAGGAGGAGCAGATGCTGTTTATCTTGGAGTGGGAGAATTCAATGCACGCCAGGGTGCAAAGAACTTCAAAATTGAAGAATTAAGAGAGAATATCGAACTTGCACATTCATATGGGGTAAAAGTTTTCCTGGCCCTCAATATCCCGCTCAAACAGAATGAAATGCAGGAAGCCATCAATGTTGTGCATAAAGCATATTCTTACAAGATAGATGCAATAATCCTTGAGGATCTTGGTCTTTTCTTCCTGCTGAAGGAACACTTTCCTGACCTTCCATTACATGCAAGCACCCAGATGACCATCCACAATTCACAGGGTGTTGAGTTTATTGGAAACGCCGGAGCTTCAAGGGTGATCCTTTCAAGGGAGCTTACAACCGAGCAGGTCAAAAGCATAATTGATAAAACGAACATCGAGATAGAGCTCTTTGTCCACGGTGCACTTTGTTACTCATTTTCAGGAAGATGTCTTTTCAGTACAGCTATCACCGACAGGAGTGCAAACCGTGGAGCATGTTTTCAGCCATGCAGAAGGCAATTCAAAATGTCTGCTGATGGAAAGATAATTGACAGCAATGTTGTAGGCGACTACCCCATAAGTTGTGCTGAACTCTGTACATTCCCCGGACTTGCAGATATAATAAAGACAGGCGTTAAAAGCCTTAAGATCGAAGGCAGGATGAAGAAGCCTGAATACGTGACCGCCAGTGCAAGAACTTACAAGGCAGTGGCAGAGAAGGTTTGCAAGACAGGAGAGAACTTCACGGATGAAGAGCTAGAGGAAATGGAAACAGAGCTTGCAAAGTTATTCTATCGCGGTTTTACAAGGGGATTTGTGCTTGGTGAGGAAGATGTGACCCAGCGCAAGTATAGTGCAAACTACGGTGCTTACCTTGGAAAAGTTGCAAACATAGCCAAATCCGAGGAAGAAGGTCGACTGACAATTGTTCCTGAACAGGACATCAAGGTCAATGACGGTATCAGCATAAACACTAAAATCAGGATCATAGGATGCCGTATTGACGGTATTCTTGTTGATGACAAGCCGGTTGATATTGCTCACAAAGGCGAAACTGCAACCCTGCTGATAAGTCCGAAAACAAGCAAGTCGGTGAGGAAGTCCGATGAAGTGTATGTTTCCATGGACCCGCAGATGCTTGAAAGATTGCAGAATATGGATCTGATGACAACGCCTCTGACCATAACCATTCATGCACGAAAAGGGGAAAAACTGAAGATCAAGGTCAAAAGCCGTAATCTTGAAACTGAAGCAATTGGCGACTATGTCGTAGAGGAAGCGAAAAAAGCACCAACAAGCAGGGAACAGATAATAACGGCGCTTGGTAAACTTGGTGATACTACATTCCATGCAGAGGATATCATCCTGGATGTTGATGATAATATATTCATTCCTCTTGGAGCACTTTCCGGCACCAGAAGAGAGGCAGTAGACAAACTGTTCGAATCACGTTTTGATGTGCACGGACGAAATCGTCCGCGTCCCGATGTTTCCACAAAGTTTGACCGGACGAAGAAAGGCAAAAAGAAAACTCAACCACTGCTGAGTGTTGAGGTTTCTGATATCGACTCTGTAATAGTCGCTTCAAAGTCAGGAGCAGACATAATCTATGCACCGATATCTCTTTTCAGTGAAATGATGAACGAGGAGAATGTCCTCAGGACAATGGGACTGAAAGAAAAGGGCATAGAACTGGTTCTCATGACACCTGCCATCTCCTTTGAAGAAGAGATGCCTGAATTGAAAAAACTCATGCAGCAGGTCATTGATGCAGGGTTCAGAGTTGCATGTTCCAACTATGGAACAGTTCAGCTTGCAACCGAACTTGGAACTGGTTTTGTAGTGCAGAAAGAGTTCAACCCTTTTAATGCCTGGACTGCAAATGCATTTGGAAGTTCCGGAGCTTATCGTGTCACACTTTCAACCGAGTTGAATCTTGAAGAAACTAAAGCTGTTTGCAGGAACACAAATCCTGACATTCAGGTCGAAATTCTGGCCTACGGACGTGAGCTTTTACTAGTTACAAAGAACGACCTGCTTAAACCACTTATTCAGGACGGCACAATAAATGAGGACAGCGAAGTTTTACTTATAGACAGCATCAAAGGTTCATTCCCTGTAAAAAGGAAGGATGAACGCACACTCATCTATAATTCCACTGTCCTGAACATGCTGGAAAAACTTGAAGAATTATCCACAACAGGTGCTGATGTGTTGAGACTTGACCTCTCGCTTTACGAAAGGGATGATGTAAAGGAAATCACTCGAAATTTCAGGAAAGCACTTGATGGAAAACCAATCAAACTGAAGAACACAAGAGAAGAAGAATATGACGAGGGTCATTATTTCAAAGGTGTTCTTTAA
- a CDS encoding small ribosomal subunit Rsm22 family protein has protein sequence MNPLMSDREIISTFKYVSRMKQEFMLSELRDYLKEEASLQQIHQTLTPVLFDLGADIIPENDDYRIIRASPSRQMILSEDELKKNEKFFKSAAVSRKLERLIEQYIEKKTGKSWDDTQTLDKIRKAIRMQKASYWNESSSRNISYETGYSILGYLAYQFPVYYIQFQHLLYEMAKDGLLKTRMRILDVGSGPGTIPLALIDMYNRLDDHKAEVYSVELFDENIEAYNFLVPQYAASKSNVTVREPIRTDVSKLDIEKLPDNIDLIVFSNVLNEMKDMSLQEKADLVKSMSEKLSEDGNIIIIEPADKKNSTDLRRITIMLKKMGVRIYSPCTFLWSGECSLESCWSFEQKKDIETTRLMEMLAECDEPYRYINTDIKYSYAILRKDKLAKHFIEIPVKSKFARLSQIEKHNKKRINVAGSVMSGDLGDEKYMLFRVCDGTSKKAVYAVIPAHNLSEDNEVLTKVPYGSIIKIFNVLVKYNEANDSYNLLIGKGTIIESQIEPQIESQYDDEIDPDDYN, from the coding sequence ATGAATCCATTAATGTCAGACAGGGAGATCATATCCACATTCAAATATGTTTCACGTATGAAACAGGAATTCATGCTATCGGAATTAAGGGATTATCTGAAAGAAGAAGCGTCCCTCCAGCAAATACACCAAACACTCACACCTGTTCTTTTCGACCTGGGTGCTGATATAATTCCTGAAAATGATGATTATAGAATTATCCGTGCATCTCCTTCCAGGCAGATGATACTCAGTGAAGATGAGCTCAAAAAGAATGAGAAGTTCTTTAAATCTGCCGCAGTTTCCAGAAAACTTGAGCGTCTTATCGAACAATATATCGAGAAAAAGACAGGCAAAAGCTGGGATGACACACAGACACTGGACAAGATCAGAAAAGCCATACGCATGCAGAAAGCCAGCTACTGGAATGAAAGCAGTTCCAGAAATATTAGTTATGAAACTGGCTATAGTATACTTGGCTATCTGGCATACCAGTTCCCGGTCTACTATATTCAGTTCCAGCATCTGCTCTATGAAATGGCAAAGGACGGGCTGTTAAAGACCCGCATGAGGATACTGGATGTAGGAAGCGGTCCAGGAACTATTCCTTTAGCCCTTATCGATATGTACAACCGTCTGGACGATCACAAAGCAGAGGTATACTCCGTTGAACTTTTTGATGAGAATATCGAGGCTTATAATTTCCTGGTGCCACAATACGCAGCCAGCAAATCAAATGTAACTGTCAGAGAGCCCATAAGGACAGATGTATCAAAACTTGATATTGAAAAGCTGCCTGATAATATCGATCTCATTGTATTTTCCAATGTGCTGAATGAAATGAAAGATATGAGTCTTCAGGAAAAAGCCGATCTTGTAAAAAGCATGTCTGAAAAGCTCTCAGAAGATGGGAATATCATAATCATTGAACCCGCTGACAAGAAGAATTCGACCGATCTGCGCAGGATCACTATCATGCTGAAGAAAATGGGTGTCAGGATCTATAGTCCCTGTACATTCCTGTGGTCAGGAGAATGCAGTCTTGAAAGCTGCTGGAGCTTTGAGCAGAAAAAGGACATCGAAACAACAAGACTAATGGAAATGCTTGCTGAGTGTGATGAACCTTACCGTTATATCAATACTGACATAAAATACTCTTATGCAATTCTAAGAAAGGACAAACTTGCAAAACATTTCATAGAGATACCTGTGAAATCAAAGTTTGCCCGCCTGTCACAAATAGAAAAACACAACAAAAAACGCATCAATGTTGCGGGTTCTGTAATGTCAGGAGACCTTGGGGACGAAAAATACATGCTTTTCCGTGTATGTGACGGTACTTCTAAAAAGGCGGTCTACGCTGTGATCCCTGCCCACAACCTTTCTGAAGACAACGAAGTTCTCACAAAAGTACCATATGGTAGTATCATCAAAATATTCAATGTCCTTGTCAAATACAATGAAGCAAATGATTCATATAACCTGCTTATAGGAAAGGGTACTATTATAGAGTCACAGATAGAACCACAAATTGAATCACAATATGATGATGAGATCGATCCGGACGATTATAACTAA
- a CDS encoding B12-binding domain-containing protein, translated as MESQKPLFQKILQKARESILNFDSTEAESAVREAVDAGMDPVDLIELGFIEGMKEIGDRYEKGDVPLLHIFAASRIMEKGVSLLKCCANENKLDLKMFGNIAMNA; from the coding sequence ATGGAATCACAAAAACCATTGTTCCAGAAAATACTTCAAAAAGCACGGGAATCCATTCTTAATTTCGACAGCACTGAGGCTGAATCTGCTGTAAGGGAAGCAGTAGATGCCGGCATGGACCCTGTCGACCTTATAGAGCTTGGATTCATTGAGGGAATGAAAGAAATTGGAGATAGATATGAGAAGGGCGACGTTCCTCTTTTACATATATTCGCTGCCTCCAGAATTATGGAAAAAGGTGTTTCTCTTCTCAAATGCTGTGCAAATGAGAACAAACTTGACCTGAAAATGTTCGGTAATATTGCCATGAATGCATAA
- a CDS encoding tetratricopeptide repeat protein: MGSSSINENTLMRRSDILIADGNYEEAISCLDMVLKEKPDDEEALSMKGLALCLKGEIEKGIDILEEALAIDPFSKKVLIIFADACLHSSMPERSLEILDRAISYYPDDDGFLMLKATILGALKRNAIDSYFN; this comes from the coding sequence ATGGGAAGCTCTTCCATTAATGAAAACACCCTGATGAGACGATCGGACATCCTAATCGCTGATGGGAACTATGAGGAAGCCATATCCTGCCTGGATATGGTCCTTAAAGAAAAACCGGATGACGAAGAAGCTCTTTCCATGAAAGGACTGGCTTTATGTCTTAAAGGCGAAATTGAAAAGGGAATCGATATTCTGGAAGAGGCGCTTGCAATAGACCCATTTTCAAAGAAAGTCCTTATCATTTTTGCAGATGCGTGCCTTCATTCATCCATGCCGGAGAGATCCCTGGAGATCCTTGACAGGGCTATAAGTTACTATCCCGATGATGACGGCTTCCTTATGCTCAAAGCCACTATACTGGGAGCTTTGAAAAGGAATGCCATAGATTCTTATTTCAACTGA
- a CDS encoding Maf family nucleotide pyrophosphatase gives MKKVILASASPRRSELLSTLIGPVFEVIVSSYDEKTVEKLTPVDQVMHHSREKALDVAEKLDEGIVISADTVVVCDGDIMGKPIDPDDAVRMLQKLSGKKIHAISGITVMDVAACSEITEHEITSIWMRKMSGPFITKYVNTGETEGKAGAFAIQGKGAILVERIEGDFFNVVGLPLYRLAHMLEEFGIDVL, from the coding sequence ATGAAAAAAGTGATACTTGCATCTGCATCTCCCAGAAGAAGTGAGCTGCTTTCCACACTTATAGGTCCGGTCTTTGAAGTCATAGTGAGTTCCTATGACGAGAAGACAGTTGAGAAGCTGACTCCTGTTGATCAGGTGATGCACCATTCAAGAGAAAAAGCACTCGATGTTGCAGAGAAACTGGATGAAGGTATTGTAATTTCTGCTGATACTGTTGTTGTGTGTGACGGAGATATCATGGGTAAACCAATTGATCCTGATGATGCAGTAAGGATGCTTCAGAAGCTAAGTGGCAAGAAAATACATGCAATATCAGGAATCACTGTAATGGATGTGGCTGCCTGCTCAGAGATCACAGAACATGAAATCACTTCTATATGGATGCGTAAGATGTCAGGTCCTTTCATCACGAAATATGTCAATACCGGAGAAACTGAAGGAAAAGCCGGTGCCTTTGCAATTCAGGGAAAAGGTGCAATACTTGTTGAAAGAATAGAAGGTGACTTTTTCAATGTGGTTGGACTTCCGCTTTACAGGTTGGCTCATATGCTTGAAGAATTTGGGATTGATGTACTCTAA
- the mtaA gene encoding methylcobamide:CoM methyltransferase MtaA: protein MSVFTAKERFIHSLEGKEVDKVPVCSVTQTGVVELMELTGAKWPQAHYDPEMMASLAISAHEITGLEAVRFPFCTTVIAETLGCTFDEGSIDTQPYQLDFPCKTKEDAANFSVPADLAESRRIKIMLQAAELIRSRIGDDMPLIAGMIGPAAIAFYLAGANNYLRWCITEPQLLKRLMKLGTEVCIEYSNLLFEKGVDAVVIIDSEAGPDLFPPPLFTELVLPEYRLLTAGMKGHKILHICGDATDILDGMADSGFEGLSIEERTDLAYAKSIVGGRACLIGNVSPAATLLSKSAEQIKREAKQCIEDGAGILAPGCGIAPRTPVENIKAFVAARDEYYEGHEEHDA, encoded by the coding sequence ATGTCTGTTTTTACTGCAAAAGAAAGGTTTATTCACTCTCTTGAAGGAAAGGAGGTGGATAAAGTTCCAGTTTGTTCTGTCACACAAACCGGAGTTGTCGAGCTTATGGAACTTACAGGTGCGAAGTGGCCGCAGGCTCACTATGATCCCGAGATGATGGCAAGTCTTGCAATTTCTGCTCATGAGATCACCGGACTTGAAGCTGTAAGATTTCCCTTTTGTACCACAGTGATAGCTGAAACCCTTGGATGTACCTTTGATGAAGGTTCCATTGACACACAACCTTATCAGCTGGATTTTCCGTGTAAAACTAAAGAAGATGCAGCAAACTTCTCAGTTCCTGCTGACCTGGCAGAAAGCAGAAGAATAAAGATCATGCTGCAGGCAGCAGAGCTTATCAGGAGCAGAATAGGGGATGATATGCCATTAATTGCAGGAATGATAGGGCCGGCAGCAATTGCATTCTATCTGGCAGGTGCTAACAATTACCTGCGCTGGTGCATCACAGAGCCGCAGCTATTAAAGCGCCTCATGAAACTGGGTACCGAGGTGTGCATCGAATATTCAAATCTGCTCTTTGAAAAAGGAGTTGATGCTGTGGTGATAATTGACTCTGAAGCAGGGCCTGATCTCTTCCCACCACCACTGTTCACTGAACTTGTGCTTCCTGAGTATCGCCTGCTGACCGCAGGTATGAAAGGGCACAAAATTTTGCATATATGCGGTGATGCCACAGACATTCTTGATGGAATGGCTGATTCCGGATTTGAAGGCCTTAGCATCGAGGAAAGGACTGATCTTGCATACGCAAAGAGCATTGTAGGGGGCAGAGCTTGCCTTATTGGTAATGTTTCACCGGCTGCCACTCTTTTATCAAAGTCCGCAGAACAGATAAAACGAGAAGCAAAACAATGCATTGAGGATGGGGCAGGTATCCTTGCTCCCGGTTGTGGTATAGCTCCACGCACACCGGTTGAGAACATCAAGGCCTTTGTAGCTGCCAGGGATGAATATTATGAGGGGCATGAGGAACATGATGCATAG
- a CDS encoding RimK family alpha-L-glutamate ligase has translation MKGWILYKTAQNSLSPDAYEIHRLIETAEKKGIDIEVVSPDQFDLLVTREDRKSILLNGEVVPLPDFLLPRMGAGTSYFGMAVIRHLEKLGVYIVNSAQSIDTVKDKLYSQQILAGNNIPVPRTMLGKYPIDDSLVEKYLSFPLVVKTLSGSMGKGIFLCDNKSQFNDLMGLIHVTNPKLNIILQEFIKSSHGKDLRVFVVGGRPIACIERTSSDNNFKANYSRGGQVARFTMTPEVKWLATETARLFGLDIAGIDLLFDGKHFRVCEANSSPGFKGIESCCDIDIAGEIYNFIKIRLGRFED, from the coding sequence TTGAAAGGATGGATACTGTATAAAACTGCTCAGAATTCTCTGAGCCCGGATGCTTATGAAATTCATCGGCTGATAGAAACTGCGGAAAAAAAAGGCATCGATATTGAGGTCGTGTCACCTGACCAGTTCGATCTTCTGGTAACAAGGGAAGACCGCAAAAGCATATTGCTAAATGGTGAAGTGGTACCTCTGCCAGATTTTCTTTTGCCGCGCATGGGTGCAGGTACTTCTTATTTTGGAATGGCTGTTATACGGCATCTGGAAAAACTAGGAGTATATATCGTAAACTCTGCACAGTCTATTGATACTGTAAAGGACAAACTTTATTCCCAGCAGATACTTGCCGGTAACAATATTCCTGTGCCACGCACTATGCTTGGGAAGTATCCTATTGATGATTCTCTTGTGGAAAAATACCTGAGTTTTCCTCTTGTGGTCAAAACACTTTCCGGTTCCATGGGAAAAGGGATCTTTCTATGTGATAACAAATCGCAGTTCAACGATCTGATGGGACTTATACATGTAACAAATCCGAAACTGAACATCATTCTTCAGGAATTCATTAAAAGTAGTCATGGAAAGGATCTCAGGGTCTTTGTTGTGGGAGGAAGACCAATAGCCTGTATCGAGCGGACTTCCAGTGATAACAATTTCAAAGCCAATTATTCCCGGGGAGGGCAGGTTGCCAGGTTCACAATGACACCTGAGGTAAAATGGCTTGCAACAGAGACTGCAAGATTGTTCGGGCTTGATATAGCAGGTATTGACCTTCTTTTTGATGGAAAACATTTCAGGGTTTGTGAGGCAAATTCATCTCCTGGTTTTAAGGGCATCGAAAGTTGCTGTGATATCGATATTGCTGGTGAGATATACAATTTTATCAAGATCCGCCTGGGGCGGTTTGAAGACTAG
- a CDS encoding Cache 3/Cache 2 fusion domain-containing protein: MNFKKITINKKIIAFALILTILPMTAVGIFAYEQTASAIREQLYERLDEQVFMEEKYVAAVFSVAEETLQSSIGIASIQLGEYGTASISNGNLVFGDTVMNGNYDLVDLIKQETGSDVTIFQVSSNAAIRVATTLEDDNGDRIVGTAVSQEVYQTVVQEGQNHEGEADVFGETYLGTYKPIKDTSGKTIGILFAGLPEEHYRLMIKEQMESIVFGETGYMYVMNSDGDVIIHPSIEGDNLLENDFAKTMVANKEGRVNYIWNGREKTVSYSYYPANDWIIASGTYIDEFEAPVRAIRNGMVAAILLFAILGAAAAFLMGRSISRGIQKIVSDFKQISDDALEGRINRRAEPDVDIDFIAIPAGLNEILNTLTNVIKVVRDSADSVASTAEEMSASIEEMTAASSEISDTVGEIARGSQEQSSRADDVAKTMNDMTISVQDIANSAQNAAEAANAARDFIFNVGMQSKDMLNQMDAIKNATSSSSTVIKDLESKSNQIGEIVDIITNIADQTNLLALNAAIEAARAGEHGRGFAVVADEVRKLAENSGTAAAQIAELLTEIKNGTHEAVSSMDAGSKTVENGVIALSGTVEAVQKIVEESNRIAVMAENIAAAAEEQSASIEEVTATVDEVASISQEAAAGTEQTSAAMEQQSATVQEISKSSQILAQMATDMQEVVGKYVTE; this comes from the coding sequence TTGAATTTTAAAAAAATTACAATAAATAAGAAGATCATTGCTTTTGCTTTGATCCTCACCATACTGCCAATGACAGCAGTTGGTATATTCGCCTATGAACAAACAGCCAGTGCCATCAGAGAACAGCTGTACGAGAGACTTGATGAACAGGTTTTCATGGAAGAAAAATATGTTGCAGCTGTGTTTTCGGTTGCAGAAGAAACACTTCAATCTAGTATTGGTATTGCCAGTATTCAACTGGGTGAATATGGAACAGCTTCAATATCAAATGGGAATCTGGTATTTGGTGATACTGTCATGAATGGTAACTATGACCTTGTTGACCTTATTAAACAAGAAACCGGATCAGATGTTACTATATTCCAGGTATCCAGTAATGCAGCAATTCGTGTTGCTACTACTTTGGAAGATGATAATGGTGACCGTATTGTAGGGACAGCAGTCTCTCAGGAGGTATATCAGACAGTAGTTCAAGAAGGACAGAATCATGAAGGCGAAGCAGATGTGTTTGGTGAAACCTATCTGGGTACTTATAAACCTATAAAGGATACATCTGGAAAAACTATTGGTATCCTTTTTGCTGGTCTTCCTGAAGAACATTATCGTCTAATGATCAAAGAGCAGATGGAATCCATAGTCTTTGGTGAGACTGGATACATGTACGTAATGAACTCAGATGGTGATGTAATCATTCACCCAAGCATAGAAGGCGATAATCTCCTTGAGAATGATTTTGCAAAGACGATGGTTGCTAACAAGGAAGGAAGGGTCAACTATATCTGGAACGGACGTGAGAAAACTGTCAGCTATTCATATTATCCTGCTAATGATTGGATCATTGCTTCCGGTACATATATTGATGAGTTCGAAGCACCCGTAAGAGCTATCAGGAATGGTATGGTCGCAGCAATTCTTTTGTTCGCAATACTTGGTGCTGCAGCTGCATTCCTTATGGGAAGATCCATATCAAGAGGAATTCAGAAGATCGTTTCAGATTTCAAGCAGATATCAGATGATGCGCTTGAAGGCAGGATCAACAGGCGTGCCGAACCTGATGTTGATATCGACTTTATAGCAATCCCTGCGGGTCTTAATGAAATACTCAATACTCTAACCAATGTTATCAAAGTCGTAAGAGACAGCGCTGACAGTGTTGCTTCCACAGCAGAAGAAATGTCAGCATCTATTGAAGAAATGACAGCGGCTTCAAGTGAGATCTCAGACACGGTCGGTGAGATCGCAAGAGGCTCACAGGAGCAGTCTTCTAGAGCTGATGATGTTGCAAAGACCATGAATGACATGACTATCAGTGTCCAGGATATTGCTAACAGCGCACAGAATGCAGCCGAAGCTGCGAATGCTGCAAGGGACTTCATATTCAATGTGGGAATGCAGTCAAAGGACATGCTCAACCAGATGGATGCTATTAAGAATGCAACCAGCAGCTCTTCAACTGTGATAAAGGATCTTGAATCAAAGTCTAACCAGATCGGTGAGATCGTAGATATCATCACAAACATTGCTGACCAGACAAACCTGCTTGCTCTTAACGCTGCCATTGAGGCTGCGAGGGCAGGAGAACATGGACGAGGATTTGCGGTTGTTGCAGACGAGGTAAGGAAACTTGCCGAGAATTCAGGAACTGCAGCAGCCCAGATAGCAGAACTGCTTACTGAGATCAAGAACGGTACTCATGAGGCAGTATCATCCATGGATGCAGGTTCTAAGACCGTAGAAAATGGTGTTATAGCACTTTCCGGTACAGTTGAAGCCGTGCAGAAGATTGTTGAAGAAAGTAACAGGATAGCTGTAATGGCAGAGAATATTGCCGCTGCTGCAGAAGAACAGTCTGCTTCCATTGAAGAAGTTACTGCCACTGTCGATGAAGTTGCCTCAATCTCTCAGGAAGCTGCTGCAGGTACTGAGCAGACATCTGCTGCAATGGAACAGCAGAGTGCTACTGTGCAGGAAATATCCAAGAGCTCACAAATACTTGCTCAGATGGCAACTGATATGCAGGAAGTTGTTGGAAAATATGTTACAGAGTAA